In Raphanus sativus cultivar WK10039 chromosome 5, ASM80110v3, whole genome shotgun sequence, the following proteins share a genomic window:
- the LOC108862033 gene encoding trihelix transcription factor ENAP2, with product MEDGDSNQEHPQPLPTNHDPSSPKKPSTSSIIVVDRLKRDEWSEGAVSSLLEAYETKWVLRNRAKLKGQDWEDVARHVSSRASHTKSPKTQTQCKNKIESMKKRYRSESATADGSSWPLYSRLDHLLRGNASTSVQPQPQLQPQAVLPLNCSAPLLLLEPPSPVVTHPPQQPPAAQMSHGSNGVGTIKEEGFKDDHKPERAMEMDTDSSTPVLCREKAKVRPKKARRRYKEEKEEIAGSIRWLAEVVMRTERARMETMKEIERMRAEAEVKRGEMDLKRTEIMANTQIEIARLFAASVHKSGVDSSLRIGRN from the exons ATGGAAGACGGAGATTCTAACCAAGAACATCCCCAACCACTTCCCACGAACCACGACCCCTCCTCCCCCAAGAAGCCATCCACTTCCTCCATCATCGTCGTCGACAGGCTAAAACGCGATGAATGGAGCGAAGGAGCCGTGTCGAGTCTACTGGAAGCCTACGAGACGAAATGGGTACTCAGGAACAGAGCCAAGCTCAAGGGCCAAGACTGGGAAGACGTCGCTAGACACGTGTCTTCACGCGCTAGCCACACCAAGTCTCCCAAGACTCAGACGCAGTGCAAGAACAAGATCGAGTCCATGAAGAAACGGTACCGTTCCGAGTCCGCCACTGCCGACGGATCCTCTTGGCCTCTTTACTCTCGGCTCGATCATCTCCTCCGAGGAAATGCTTCCACCTCTGTGCAGCCTCAGCCTCAGCTTCAGCCTCAAGCTGTTCTGCCTCTCAACTGTTCTGCTCCTTTGCTCTTACTCGAACCTCCTTCGCCGGTGGTGACTCATCCACCGCAGCAACCTCCTGCTGCTCAGATGTCTCACGGATCCAACGGCGTCGGCACCATTAAG GAAGAGGGATTCAAGGACGATCACAAACCTGAGAGAGCGATGGAGATGGACACAGATAGCAGCACGCCGGTTCTTTGTAGAGAGAAAGCGAAGGTGAGGCCAAAGAAAGCAAGGAGAAGATACAaggaagagaaggaggagaTAGCTGGAAGCATACGGTGGCTAGCTGAGGTGGTGATGAGAACGGAGAGAGCGAGGATGGAGACGATGAAAGAGATAGAGAGGATGAGAGCTGAGGCAGAGGTGAAGAGAGGAGAGATGGATTTGAAACGAACGGAGATAATGGCCAACACTCAGATAGAGATTGCTAGACTCTTTGCCGCTTCTGTGCACAAAAGTGGTGTTGATTCTTCGCTTAGGATCGGAAGAAACtaa
- the LOC108862032 gene encoding aspartyl protease AED3, whose amino-acid sequence MRIQLLFLFISLLLLNSESLNCNGNNPRGHPSDLRVFHIDSPCSPYKQPKTVSWESTLIKDNARLQYLSSLAVGKKPWVPIASGRSIVQSPTYIVRANIGTPAQPMLVALDTSNDVTWVPCSGCLGCASSVLFDPSKSSSSRTVQCEAPQCKQAPNPTCTMSKSCGFNMTYGGSTITASLTQDTLTLTDDAIPNYTFGCINKATGTSLPAQGLMGLGRGPLSLISQTQNLYKSTFSYCLPNSKSSSFSGTLRLGPKFQPVRIKTTPLLKNPRRSSLYYVNMVGIRVGNKIVDIPPSALAFNPATGAGTIFDSGTVYTRLVEPAYVAVRNEFRRRVKNANATALGGFDTCYSGSVVFPSVTFMFAGMNVTLPPDNLLIHSSSGSTSCLAMAAAPNNVNSVLNVIASMQQQNHRVLIDLPNSRLGISRETCT is encoded by the exons ATGAGAATCCAACTCCTCTTTTTATTTATCTCTCTCTTACTCTTGAACTCTGAATCACTAAACTGCAATGGAAATAACCCACGAGGCCATCCCTCAGATCTAAGAGTGTTCCACATTGATAGTCCTTGCTCTCCATACAAACAACCAAAAACTGTCTCATGGGAAAGCACACTTATTAAAGACAATGCTCGTCTCCAGTACTTGTCAAGCCTCGCCGTTGGTAAGAAACCTTGGGTCCCAATCGCCTCGGGACGTTCCATCGTTCAGAGCCCGACTTACATCGTGAGGGCTAACATTGGGACACCGGCTCAGCCCATGCTCGTGGCTCTTGACACTAGCAATGACGTTACTTGGGTTCCTTGTTCTGGTTGCCTTGGCTGTGCTTCCTCGGTTCTCTTTGACCCTTCCAAGTCTAGCTCTTCTCGCACTGTTCAATGCGAAGCTCCTCAGTGTAAACag GCTCCAAATCCAACGTGCACCATGAGCAAATCATGTGGTTTCAATATGACTTACGGTGGATCAACCATCACAGCATCTCTGACACAAGACACACTAACATTAACCGATGACGCCATCCCAAACTACACTTTTGGGTGCATCAACAAAGCCACCGGAACATCGTTgccagcacaaggactcatgggTTTAGGTCGTGGTCCATTGTCTTTAATCTCACAGACGCAAAACCTTTATAAGTCCACATTCTCGTATTGCTTGCCTAATAGTAAATCCAGCAGTTTCTCGGGAACGTTAAGATTAGGCCCTAAGTTTCAACCAGTTAGGATCAAGACCACTCCATTGTTAAAGAACCCAAGGAGATCATCGCTTTACTATGTTAACATGGTTGGGATTCGTGTTGGGAATAAAATTGTGGATATTCCACCAAGTGCACTCGCCTTTAATCCGGCAACAGGAGCTGGCACCATCTTTGACTCCG GAACGGTCTACACGAGGCTAGTGGAACCAGCTTACGTTGCCGTGAGAAATGAGTTCAGGCGACGGGTCAAGAACGCAAATGCAACAGCACTCGGAGGCTTCGACACTTGCTACTCCGGCTCCGTCGTGTTCCCATCGGTCACGTTTATGTTCGCGGGAATGAACGTGACTTTGCCTCCGGACAATCTTCTCATCCACAGCTCCTCAGGTAGCACAAGCTGTCTCGCCATGGCCGCAGCTCCGAATAACGTAAACTCCGTCCTCAATGTCATTGCTAGCATGCAGCAACAGAACCACCGTGTTCTCATCGACCTTCCCAATTCCAGGCTCGGCATTTCACGTGAAACATGCACCTAA